The stretch of DNA AAGATAAAGTATCTGATGGCGTCTGCTCTCTCAATTGGATACTTGTATTGGTCAAAAGTCTCTAAAAACCATGGATATTGCTCAGAAATAAATTCTCTAGACATCTCGTCTGTCCAGAGAATGTACTGATAGTCGGGATGCAGGTCGATGCAGCTTTGTTGTCCTTGCTTCCAGACATCAGGGATCTCAGTTGTTTTGTAGGTCTGGTGAATTATCTTGGGGATAAGTTGAGGCCTATCCACAGTAGGCGATAGCTCAGATTCCAGCAGAGCGTACTGAAAACTATCATCATAGAGCAGCGTTATCAAGTCAAAGGTCTGATAGACCAAAAATACCACTAGCAACAAATGCGCTAGCAGAATATATtgaagctcttttttcatgACAAATGAAGGACTGCAATTTCAATTGAGGCAAACTGCGCACTCAATAAAAAATTGTAAACAAGGGGACGACAAGTGTTTATTCTATTAGAATATAAGCACAAGGCTAATAGCGTTGAACTGTCTAAGCCTCCGTTTATTTCTTTTGCAACCTATTTTAGGCGTATCTTGTTGTTTGCTCAAGATATTAAATTAATATAATGTATACACCTCCACTTGGAGCTGCGCCAGTATTTATTTGAGGAATGTGCACATCGcatgataaaaaaaaattctgcATCGCCACATTCTACCCCAGCCCCGATCGTTTGCTGGTACACTACACTTTCTGGTATACCAATTGCGGTCTGGAGGGCATTGTGGGATCCATTTGATTGAGTTCTGTGTCAATATGTTGCATCTGCTCACAGCTGTAAAGGTTACTGTCACCCTTGGATCTTGCGAAAATCCAAGTGGCAGCTCCTTTAGTCAAAAGCTTGTACATCAGAAATATTAGGATCATAGCACCAGCCACGATCACCGTGCTCACGACAACATGCGAAACAAATTTGGGTACTGCGGATTTTTTGGGCGCATCAACATCGGTACTTTGCATGTACGGGTC from Ogataea parapolymorpha DL-1 chromosome VI, whole genome shotgun sequence encodes:
- a CDS encoding putative membrane protein, which produces MSNVAYDPYMQSTDVDAPKKSAVPKFVSHVVVSTVIVAGAMILIFLMYKLLTKGAATWIFARSKGDSNLYSCEQMQHIDTELNQMDPTMPSRPQLVYQKV